In Asterias rubens chromosome 15, eAstRub1.3, whole genome shotgun sequence, a genomic segment contains:
- the LOC117299994 gene encoding cytidine monophosphate-N-acetylneuraminic acid hydroxylase isoform X2 yields the protein MEQEREIVFSLSPEETSELKNGVNLISRSEKEKFVIYKDPTAENTVEEPATSHMYKACLNKCKHQGGTFIKDIEDGDNCILRCTKHGWKLDAKTMRYVNPPDSFSQQQLVPEYNEDGSLDIVELKPPQPWETDKRDPMPLEVGEVQITYFTHACIEIKLGDLIMFTDPWLIGPAFARGWWLMHEPPADWLDRLAKADLIYISHLHSDHLNYPTLELLSQRNPDIPIYVGDTSMPVFVRLEQSGVKLNNIHIKKFGKWIEINKDTRFMIMMDGVHPDMDTCALIDYKGHLILDTVDCTNPNGGRLPIGVDMMLSDFAGGASGFPMTFSGGKYTEEWKAEFVKRERRKLLYYKMQQVRDVAPTVYCPFAGYFVEAHPSDHYIRSTNTKNDPDALNALINKYSPNIKTWSPSPGAVLDLQKAIQGDRDFITDPPRGTQKFKDSWDFEKYVNAINKNIEEEIFSYPEWIQFYYKWTGFKNYNLVIRMVERDDDFCPVVGGYDFMVDFVGEEPTFPTERPAREHSYLEMENRIGVHRETVRQGLFWDDLYIGFNNRISREPDTFHYLFWNHMQILLPRTDPDWEGFLRDMKTEGAPQKAIWNPSQATPAEAKDPSSDSKDSATKPGTHWNYERLLRPLGIVVALVGVGVAIWKSESK from the exons ATGGAACAAGAAAGAGAAATCGTCTTCTCCCTTTCTCCAGAGGAGACAAGTGAACTCAAGAATGGCGTGAACCTCATCAGTAGATCTGAGAAGGAGAAATTTGTCATCTACAAGGATCCCACTGCAGAGAATACTGTGGAGGAGCCGGCCACGTCGCACATGTACAAGGCGTGTCTGAACAAATGCAAACATCAAGGCGGGACGTTTATTAAAGATATTGAAGATGGGGATAACTG CATTCTCCGCTGCACCAAGCATGGATGGAAACTGGATGCTAAGACGATGCGTTATGTGAATCCACCAGATAGCTTCAGTCAACAACAGCTTG TCCCAGAGTATAATGAGGATGGTAGCCTGGACATCGTAGAGTTGAAGCCACCTCAGCCATGGGAGACGGATAAGAGAGATCCTATGCCACTAGAAGTAGGAGAAGTTCAG ATTACGTACTTCACCCATGCATGCATTGAGATTAAACTCGGTGACCTGATCATGTTCACTGATCCATGGCTCATTGGCCCAGCCTTTGCACGGGGTTGGTGGCTGATGCATGAACCGCCAGCTGATTGGCTGGACAGGTTGGCCAAGGCCGACCTCATTTACATAAGTCATCTCCATTCCGACCATTTAAA CTACCCAACTCTTGAGCTGTTATCACAACGCAATCCTGACATTCCGATCTACGTTGGCGATACCTCAATGCCCGTCTTTGTCAGACTCGAGCAGAGTGGGGTCAAACTCAATAACATCCATATCAAGAAATTTGGCAAATGGATCGAG atTAATAAAGATACACGATTCATGATCATGATGGATGGTGTGCATCCTGATATGGACACATGCGCTCTTATAGATTACAAAG GTCATCTTATCCTAGACACGGTGGACTGTACCAATCCGAATGGGGGTCGACTGCCCATCGGAGTAGACATGATGCTGAGTGATTTTGCTGGTGGGGCTTCTGGTTTCCCAATGACTTTCTCTGGTGGCAAGTACACAG AGGAGTGGAAGGCGGAGTTTGTGAAGCGCGAACGGCGTAAGCTTCTCTACTATAAGATGCAGCAGGTGCGGGATGTGGCTCCTACTGTCTATTGCCCATTTGCTGGTTACTTTGTGGAAGCTCACCCATCTGATCA CTACATCAGATCAACAAACACAAAGAATGATCCCGATGCACTGAATGCTCTCATCAACAAGTACTCGCCAAACATAAAGACGTGGAGCCCAAGTCCTGGTGCGGTGTTAGACCTTCAGAAGGCGATACAAGGAGACCG AGATTTCATCACAGATCCACCAAGGGGCACACAGAAATTCAAAGATAG CTGGGATTTTGAAAAATATGTGAATGCGATCAACAAGAACATCGAAGAAGAGATCTTTTCCTACCCAGAGTGGATTCAATTCTACTACAAATGGACTGGCTTCAAGAATTACAACCTGGTCATTAGA ATGGTGGAGAGAGACGATGATTTCTGCCCTGTAGTTGGTGGCTATGACTTCATGGTTGATTTCGTTGGAGAGGAGCCAACATTCCCTACAGAGCGTCCAGCGAGGGAACACAGCTACCTTGAG ATGGAGAATCGCATCGGTGTGCATCGAGAGACAGTTAGACAGGGGCTCTTCTGGGATGATCTCTACATTGGATTTAACAATAGGATCTCCAGGGAACCAGACACATTCCATTATTT GTTTTGGAATCACATGCAGATCTTACTGCCAAGGACTGATCCAGACTGGGAAGGTTTCTTAAGGGACATGAAGACTGAGGGAGCTCCTCAAAAGGCCATCTGGAACCCAAGTCAAGCAACTCCGGCAG AAGCAAAGGACCCGTCCAGTGACTCCAAAGATTCAGCGACTAAGCCGGGCACTCACTGGAACTACGAGCGATTACTTCGACCACTTGGGATCGTTGTGGCCCTGGTTGGTGTTGGAGTGGCAATCTGGAAATCAGAGTCAAAGTAG
- the LOC117299994 gene encoding cytidine monophosphate-N-acetylneuraminic acid hydroxylase isoform X1 codes for MEQEREIVFSLSPEETSELKNGVNLISRSEKEKFVIYKDPTAENTVEEPATSHMYKACLNKCKHQGGTFIKDIEDGDNCILRCTKHGWKLDAKTMRYVNPPDSFSQQQLVPEYNEDGSLDIVELKPPQPWETDKRDPMPLEVGEVQITYFTHACIEIKLGDLIMFTDPWLIGPAFARGWWLMHEPPADWLDRLAKADLIYISHLHSDHLNYPTLELLSQRNPDIPIYVGDTSMPVFVRLEQSGVKLNNIHIKKFGKWIEINKDTRFMIMMDGVHPDMDTCALIDYKGHLILDTVDCTNPNGGRLPIGVDMMLSDFAGGASGFPMTFSGGKYTEEWKAEFVKRERRKLLYYKMQQVRDVAPTVYCPFAGYFVEAHPSDHYIRSTNTKNDPDALNALINKYSPNIKTWSPSPGAVLDLQKAIQGDRDFITDPPRGTQKFKDSWDFEKYVNAINKNIEEEIFSYPEWIQFYYKWTGFKNYNLVIRMVERDDDFCPVVGGYDFMVDFVGEEPTFPTERPAREHSYLEMENRIGVHRETVRQGLFWDDLYIGFNNRISREPDTFHYLFWNHMQILLPRTDPDWEGFLRDMKTEGAPQKAIWNPSQATPAVEAKDPSSDSKDSATKPGTHWNYERLLRPLGIVVALVGVGVAIWKSESK; via the exons ATGGAACAAGAAAGAGAAATCGTCTTCTCCCTTTCTCCAGAGGAGACAAGTGAACTCAAGAATGGCGTGAACCTCATCAGTAGATCTGAGAAGGAGAAATTTGTCATCTACAAGGATCCCACTGCAGAGAATACTGTGGAGGAGCCGGCCACGTCGCACATGTACAAGGCGTGTCTGAACAAATGCAAACATCAAGGCGGGACGTTTATTAAAGATATTGAAGATGGGGATAACTG CATTCTCCGCTGCACCAAGCATGGATGGAAACTGGATGCTAAGACGATGCGTTATGTGAATCCACCAGATAGCTTCAGTCAACAACAGCTTG TCCCAGAGTATAATGAGGATGGTAGCCTGGACATCGTAGAGTTGAAGCCACCTCAGCCATGGGAGACGGATAAGAGAGATCCTATGCCACTAGAAGTAGGAGAAGTTCAG ATTACGTACTTCACCCATGCATGCATTGAGATTAAACTCGGTGACCTGATCATGTTCACTGATCCATGGCTCATTGGCCCAGCCTTTGCACGGGGTTGGTGGCTGATGCATGAACCGCCAGCTGATTGGCTGGACAGGTTGGCCAAGGCCGACCTCATTTACATAAGTCATCTCCATTCCGACCATTTAAA CTACCCAACTCTTGAGCTGTTATCACAACGCAATCCTGACATTCCGATCTACGTTGGCGATACCTCAATGCCCGTCTTTGTCAGACTCGAGCAGAGTGGGGTCAAACTCAATAACATCCATATCAAGAAATTTGGCAAATGGATCGAG atTAATAAAGATACACGATTCATGATCATGATGGATGGTGTGCATCCTGATATGGACACATGCGCTCTTATAGATTACAAAG GTCATCTTATCCTAGACACGGTGGACTGTACCAATCCGAATGGGGGTCGACTGCCCATCGGAGTAGACATGATGCTGAGTGATTTTGCTGGTGGGGCTTCTGGTTTCCCAATGACTTTCTCTGGTGGCAAGTACACAG AGGAGTGGAAGGCGGAGTTTGTGAAGCGCGAACGGCGTAAGCTTCTCTACTATAAGATGCAGCAGGTGCGGGATGTGGCTCCTACTGTCTATTGCCCATTTGCTGGTTACTTTGTGGAAGCTCACCCATCTGATCA CTACATCAGATCAACAAACACAAAGAATGATCCCGATGCACTGAATGCTCTCATCAACAAGTACTCGCCAAACATAAAGACGTGGAGCCCAAGTCCTGGTGCGGTGTTAGACCTTCAGAAGGCGATACAAGGAGACCG AGATTTCATCACAGATCCACCAAGGGGCACACAGAAATTCAAAGATAG CTGGGATTTTGAAAAATATGTGAATGCGATCAACAAGAACATCGAAGAAGAGATCTTTTCCTACCCAGAGTGGATTCAATTCTACTACAAATGGACTGGCTTCAAGAATTACAACCTGGTCATTAGA ATGGTGGAGAGAGACGATGATTTCTGCCCTGTAGTTGGTGGCTATGACTTCATGGTTGATTTCGTTGGAGAGGAGCCAACATTCCCTACAGAGCGTCCAGCGAGGGAACACAGCTACCTTGAG ATGGAGAATCGCATCGGTGTGCATCGAGAGACAGTTAGACAGGGGCTCTTCTGGGATGATCTCTACATTGGATTTAACAATAGGATCTCCAGGGAACCAGACACATTCCATTATTT GTTTTGGAATCACATGCAGATCTTACTGCCAAGGACTGATCCAGACTGGGAAGGTTTCTTAAGGGACATGAAGACTGAGGGAGCTCCTCAAAAGGCCATCTGGAACCCAAGTCAAGCAACTCCGGCAG TAGAAGCAAAGGACCCGTCCAGTGACTCCAAAGATTCAGCGACTAAGCCGGGCACTCACTGGAACTACGAGCGATTACTTCGACCACTTGGGATCGTTGTGGCCCTGGTTGGTGTTGGAGTGGCAATCTGGAAATCAGAGTCAAAGTAG
- the LOC117300187 gene encoding PAN2-PAN3 deadenylation complex catalytic subunit PAN2-like isoform X1 — protein MRYSGSTVKSPIDHTVLQPEASLSQGVLSHSTFTPLGMEELPKEGDIIGIDAEFVSLNQVVDYLTKFSGIKPGDLDATISSKHLTTLKATYLKLRYLLDCKVKFVGHGLRKDFRVINLLVSHKQVIDTAALFNLPKQRILSLRFLAWFFLSVNIQSETHDSIEDARTAVQLYRKYLELTKDNQDEWQKELKRLYSEGRSLQWKVPGST, from the exons ATGCGATATAGTGGCTCTACGG TCAAATCACCCATCGACCACACCGTCCTGCAGCCAGAAGCCTCGTTATCTCAAGGTGTTCTCAGTCATAGTACCTTCACTCCTCTAGGAATGGAAGAACTCCCCAAAGAGGGTGACATCATCGGGATTGACGCAGAATTCGTCTCCTTGAATCAG GTTGTAGATTATCTGACTAAGTTCTCAGGCATCAAGCCAGGTGATCTTGATGCCACCATCTCCTCCAAGCATCTCACCACCCTGAAGGCCACATATCTCAAGCTCAGATATCTGCTGGACTGCAAGGTCAAGTTTGTTGGTCATGGTCTCCGCAAGGATTTCAGGGTCATAAACCTCCTG GTTTCACACAAGCAAGTGATTGACACAGCAGCACTCTTTAACCTTCCAAAACAGAGGATCTTGTCTCTTCGGTTCCTAGCCTGGTTCTTCCTAA GTGTGAACATCCAATCAGAGACTCATGACAGTATTGAAGATGCCCGGACTGCTGTGCAGCTCTACCGCAAGTACTTGGAACTAACCAAAGACAATCAAGATGAATGGCAGAAAGAGTTGAAACGTTTGTACAGCGAGGGACGCAGCCTGCAGTGGAAGGTCCCTGGATCAACTTGA
- the LOC117300187 gene encoding PAN2-PAN3 deadenylation complex catalytic subunit PAN2-like isoform X2: protein MEELPKEGDIIGIDAEFVSLNQVVDYLTKFSGIKPGDLDATISSKHLTTLKATYLKLRYLLDCKVKFVGHGLRKDFRVINLLVSHKQVIDTAALFNLPKQRILSLRFLAWFFLSVNIQSETHDSIEDARTAVQLYRKYLELTKDNQDEWQKELKRLYSEGRSLQWKVPGST from the exons ATGGAAGAACTCCCCAAAGAGGGTGACATCATCGGGATTGACGCAGAATTCGTCTCCTTGAATCAG GTTGTAGATTATCTGACTAAGTTCTCAGGCATCAAGCCAGGTGATCTTGATGCCACCATCTCCTCCAAGCATCTCACCACCCTGAAGGCCACATATCTCAAGCTCAGATATCTGCTGGACTGCAAGGTCAAGTTTGTTGGTCATGGTCTCCGCAAGGATTTCAGGGTCATAAACCTCCTG GTTTCACACAAGCAAGTGATTGACACAGCAGCACTCTTTAACCTTCCAAAACAGAGGATCTTGTCTCTTCGGTTCCTAGCCTGGTTCTTCCTAA GTGTGAACATCCAATCAGAGACTCATGACAGTATTGAAGATGCCCGGACTGCTGTGCAGCTCTACCGCAAGTACTTGGAACTAACCAAAGACAATCAAGATGAATGGCAGAAAGAGTTGAAACGTTTGTACAGCGAGGGACGCAGCCTGCAGTGGAAGGTCCCTGGATCAACTTGA